Proteins encoded in a region of the Mycoplasma mobile 163K genome:
- a CDS encoding ABC transporter permease subunit translates to MTVILIQIWLGHSYIFLLISGVKKSISNDFYEAASIDGASKWKQFVKITAPIILVQILPLLIGQIVFNFNNFGVIFLFNGGGPAVGQSLAGSPGATDIIISLIFKLTTTAPNRIALASAFTLLVSVFIVVISSIVFIRSKSFKEKGA, encoded by the coding sequence TTAACTGTTATTTTAATTCAAATATGATTAGGACATTCTTATATATTCCTATTAATTTCAGGAGTAAAGAAAAGTATTTCTAATGATTTTTATGAAGCAGCATCTATTGATGGAGCTTCAAAATGAAAACAATTTGTTAAAATTACTGCACCTATAATTCTTGTTCAAATATTACCATTATTAATAGGTCAAATTGTTTTTAACTTTAATAACTTTGGAGTAATTTTCCTATTTAATGGTGGAGGACCAGCAGTTGGGCAATCACTTGCTGGGAGTCCTGGCGCAACAGATATTATTATTTCATTAATTTTTAAATTAACAACAACAGCCCCTAATAGAATTGCTTTAGCATCAGCATTTACTCTATTAGTATCAGTATTTATTGTAGTGATTTCATCTATTGTATTTATACGTAGTAAATCATTTAAAGAAAAAGGAGCATAA
- a CDS encoding sugar ABC transporter permease — protein sequence MEFIKNLNLKYADKNEYEAIALKADIKSSLNGNKIKKDIFKKTNKELVKKDYYSIKSSYTKSKLALIKLKENSKIEFDVLKRNFLKEKQILLDSKKSIFIKNSIKVLNEKLEQEKSLAYFSIDDKLKLSQTLDDLEQIYKQKREELNKYESKVDIDKKIYSLENDLKSQIQKNKTTLKSKLNYQKKKLKLERNIFLSKLVKYRIKNFWLKRKTYAELWKEKHCLISEARISQKNLLKKKIYLNAFFEPIIEEKISQNKVKKLRKISSRRSFLKKFKNEPFKEQKAKIEYIKAKLSVYQKMSDNSFNSKLKILEYSVKLEHEIKVLSILENYKSQIEYAKKELANTPKKSPEIVLQIQKQKIIAKNNYIKEIMRIKKDYSMGKFSKSSKKNSIISAKKQLKFERNSACLINQYLIASEKLKFLYIDKKRQIEKEYKIMNSTIDDAQKNIPTKMPKYQKWIAMLFSFLLPGLGQLLNRQYVKGAIILAISVFMWAFLIPLTFGWIGSSEGDGVFGLGILSPNVGGIILGDIFLDARFRLIEGIIAIMTLSVSLVIILTTMRDAYITGKWLSQGIRSKNSRHLRNYLANNGSPLIILTPAFVLIALIVILPLMATILLAFTDYGIRIGIPGITNPLNWVGFSNFDRIFTGDFGPSIAFVTSWTIIWTVSVSLGVIFIGTLLAIIVDNKRIKGKIIWSTIYVLPWAIPAFATILFFSIAFGNGTSGIYNQIFGTTIDFQGS from the coding sequence ATGGAATTCATTAAAAATTTAAATTTAAAATATGCTGATAAAAATGAATATGAAGCAATTGCTCTTAAAGCTGATATTAAAAGTTCTTTAAATGGTAATAAAATTAAAAAAGATATCTTTAAAAAAACTAATAAAGAATTAGTTAAAAAAGATTACTATTCTATTAAATCTAGTTACACTAAATCCAAACTTGCTTTAATAAAACTAAAAGAAAACAGTAAAATAGAATTTGATGTTTTGAAAAGAAATTTCTTAAAAGAAAAGCAAATTTTGCTTGATTCAAAAAAATCTATTTTTATTAAAAACTCAATTAAAGTTTTAAATGAAAAATTAGAGCAAGAAAAAAGTTTAGCCTATTTTTCAATAGATGACAAATTGAAATTAAGTCAAACTCTTGATGATTTAGAACAAATCTACAAACAAAAAAGAGAAGAATTGAATAAATACGAAAGCAAAGTAGATATTGATAAAAAAATTTATTCTCTTGAAAATGATTTAAAAAGTCAAATTCAAAAAAATAAAACAACACTAAAAAGTAAATTGAATTATCAAAAAAAGAAACTAAAATTGGAAAGGAATATTTTTCTATCTAAACTAGTAAAATATAGAATTAAGAATTTTTGACTTAAAAGAAAAACATATGCTGAATTGTGAAAAGAAAAACACTGTTTAATTTCTGAAGCTAGAATTTCACAAAAAAACTTATTAAAGAAAAAAATTTATTTAAATGCTTTTTTTGAACCAATAATTGAAGAAAAAATTTCTCAAAACAAAGTAAAAAAATTGAGAAAAATTTCTTCAAGAAGAAGCTTTTTAAAAAAATTTAAAAATGAACCTTTTAAAGAACAAAAAGCAAAAATTGAATATATCAAAGCAAAATTAAGTGTTTATCAAAAAATGTCTGATAATAGTTTTAATTCAAAATTGAAGATTTTAGAATATTCAGTGAAACTAGAACATGAAATTAAAGTTTTGTCAATTTTAGAAAATTATAAAAGTCAAATTGAATATGCAAAAAAAGAATTAGCAAATACTCCTAAAAAATCTCCTGAAATTGTTTTGCAAATTCAAAAACAAAAAATAATTGCAAAAAATAATTACATAAAAGAAATTATGAGAATTAAAAAAGATTATTCAATGGGTAAATTTTCTAAATCATCTAAAAAGAATTCTATTATATCTGCTAAAAAGCAATTGAAATTCGAAAGAAATTCAGCATGCTTAATTAATCAATATTTAATAGCAAGTGAAAAATTGAAATTTTTATATATTGATAAAAAAAGACAAATTGAAAAAGAATACAAAATAATGAACTCAACAATTGATGATGCTCAGAAAAATATTCCTACTAAAATGCCAAAATATCAAAAATGAATAGCTATGCTCTTTTCATTTTTACTTCCAGGTCTAGGACAACTTTTAAATAGACAATATGTAAAAGGTGCAATTATTTTAGCAATTTCTGTTTTTATGTGAGCTTTTCTAATACCTTTAACATTTGGTTGAATAGGATCTTCAGAAGGTGATGGTGTTTTTGGTTTAGGGATTCTTTCTCCTAATGTAGGAGGAATAATACTAGGTGATATATTTTTAGATGCTCGATTCAGATTAATTGAAGGAATAATTGCTATTATGACTTTATCTGTAAGTTTAGTAATTATTTTAACAACTATGAGAGATGCTTATATCACTGGTAAATGGTTATCTCAAGGAATAAGATCAAAAAATAGTAGACACTTAAGAAATTATTTAGCGAATAATGGTTCTCCTTTAATTATCTTAACACCTGCTTTTGTTTTAATAGCACTAATTGTTATTCTACCTTTAATGGCAACAATATTACTTGCCTTTACAGATTATGGAATTCGAATTGGAATACCTGGTATTACCAATCCATTAAACTGAGTTGGTTTTAGTAATTTTGATAGAATATTTACAGGTGATTTTGGTCCAAGTATTGCCTTTGTTACAAGTTGAACTATAATTTGAACTGTTTCAGTTTCTTTAGGTGTTATATTTATCGGAACACTATTAGCAATTATTGTTGATAATAAAAGAATTAAAGGTAAAATTATTTGATCTACAATTTATGTATTGCCATGAGCTATTCCAGCATTTGCCACAATTCTATTTTTCTCAATTGCTTTTGGGAATGGAACTTCAGGTATATATAATCAAATTTTTGGAACAACAATAGATTTCCAAGGTTCATAA
- a CDS encoding maltose-binding protein, whose translation MKKRNKIIFGTAGAISLITPLAVVACGTTTGTSQANERVKLSFEEPWRPVILKGLNSLSAEDRALVDLVPIPNEGSLQYLLETVILRPTDAADLFVAPADRYSQLVESNIVQDLGTIPTFTTNFGVVNGKNYSYTLNVESVIQIFNKNLIGNETGWLNYEDAIATNINDQKNFLTQYSDMWHASSVLLSTFKDAGATLSPAEYVDGSSAFIKQEGTTVTAPFLDQTNIATQIKSTVTKLWEYNNNLRKSTNTSYQNFANKAQGSDRNTIIRQGLASGDVASTIEGPWMINDLVGRILLANQTNKAAAVTMLQNIKTAILPKVANKNASHFLSGWSYSLNRAGLAKLGATNTAAIQKKLDLSKRILAAITSKDLATDWFLNTGRISATEGANVNLSADIINSIQLTDPTNPNGSKLNLSDWVSTTGFADSLSALYTSVISSVSDQSKNNVPLPTIAKFGRYWQFWDELGLSAATFSTADAFYNVFKQNINRSNNE comes from the coding sequence ATGAAAAAGAGGAATAAAATTATTTTTGGAACAGCAGGAGCGATTTCATTAATAACTCCATTAGCTGTAGTAGCTTGTGGCACAACAACCGGAACCTCTCAAGCAAATGAAAGAGTAAAACTTTCTTTTGAAGAACCATGAAGACCAGTTATTTTAAAAGGACTTAATAGTTTAAGTGCTGAAGATAGAGCGCTTGTCGATTTAGTTCCGATTCCCAATGAAGGTTCACTTCAATATTTATTAGAAACAGTAATTCTTAGACCAACAGATGCTGCAGATCTTTTTGTAGCTCCTGCAGATAGATATTCACAATTAGTTGAGTCAAATATAGTACAAGATTTAGGAACTATTCCTACATTTACAACAAATTTTGGTGTAGTTAATGGAAAAAATTATTCATATACACTAAATGTTGAATCAGTAATTCAGATATTTAATAAAAATTTAATCGGAAATGAAACAGGTTGATTAAATTATGAAGATGCAATTGCGACTAATATAAATGATCAAAAAAACTTTTTAACACAATATTCAGATATGTGACATGCATCATCTGTTTTACTATCTACATTTAAAGACGCAGGAGCAACATTAAGTCCTGCAGAGTATGTTGATGGTTCATCAGCATTTATTAAACAAGAAGGAACGACTGTAACAGCACCTTTTTTAGATCAAACTAATATTGCTACACAAATTAAATCAACTGTTACTAAATTATGAGAATATAATAATAATTTAAGAAAATCAACAAATACTAGTTACCAAAATTTTGCAAATAAAGCTCAAGGTTCAGATAGAAATACAATCATTAGACAAGGATTAGCTTCAGGTGATGTAGCTTCTACAATTGAAGGGCCTTGGATGATAAATGATTTAGTAGGAAGAATTTTACTTGCTAATCAAACTAATAAAGCAGCTGCGGTAACAATGTTGCAAAATATAAAAACTGCAATTTTGCCAAAAGTTGCTAATAAAAATGCATCTCATTTTCTAAGCGGATGAAGTTATAGTCTTAATAGAGCTGGTTTAGCTAAATTAGGAGCAACTAATACTGCTGCAATACAAAAAAAATTGGACTTATCAAAAAGAATTTTAGCTGCCATTACTTCTAAAGATTTAGCAACTGATTGATTTCTAAATACAGGTAGAATTTCCGCAACTGAAGGAGCTAATGTTAACTTATCAGCCGATATAATTAATTCTATTCAATTAACTGATCCAACTAATCCAAATGGTTCCAAACTTAATTTATCTGATTGAGTATCTACAACAGGTTTTGCTGATTCTCTTTCAGCACTTTATACAAGTGTTATATCATCAGTATCAGATCAAAGTAAAAATAATGTTCCTTTACCAACTATTGCTAAATTTGGAAGATATTGACAATTTTGAGATGAACTTGGACTTTCTGCTGCAACATTTAGTACAGCTGATGCTTTTTATAATGTTTTTAAACAAAATATTAATAGATCAAATAATGAATAG
- a CDS encoding maltose-binding protein encodes MKKRNKIIFGTVGMVSLLAPLAVVACGTTSEQNERVKLSFEKSWKPIIEKALKTLSAEDQSFIDFVEIADGSSIQYLDTITNKPTEAADLFVVPADRYSQLIEGNVVQDLGAIPTFTTNFSVVNGKNYSYTLNVESVIQIFNKNLIGNETGWLNYEDAIATNITDQKNFLTQYSNMWHASSVLLSTFKDAGATLSPAEYVDGSSAFIKQEGTTVTAPFLDQTNIATQIKSTVTKLWEYNNNLRKSTNTSYQNFANNAQGSSRDTIIRQGLASGTISSTVDGPWIVNDLVARILLANENNKAAAVTMLQNIKTAILPKVATKDAFHFLSGWGYSVNRAGLTKLGANNATAIQKKLDLEKRILAAITSKDLANDWFLNAGKISATEGANVNLSSDIINSIQLTDPTKIDGSKLNLDQWTSTAGFAEALSALYTSVTSSVINQSKNNVPLPTISKFGRYWDSWDKNGLSAATFSTADQFYNVFKENIKKSNNE; translated from the coding sequence ATGAAAAAAAGAAACAAAATTATTTTTGGAACAGTAGGAATGGTTTCATTGCTAGCACCTTTAGCTGTAGTAGCTTGTGGAACAACATCTGAACAAAATGAAAGAGTAAAACTTTCTTTTGAAAAATCATGAAAACCAATTATCGAAAAAGCACTTAAGACTTTAAGTGCTGAAGACCAATCATTTATAGATTTTGTTGAAATTGCTGATGGTAGTTCAATTCAATATTTAGATACTATTACAAATAAACCAACAGAAGCAGCAGATCTTTTTGTAGTGCCTGCAGATAGATATTCACAATTGATTGAAGGAAATGTAGTACAAGATTTAGGAGCTATTCCTACATTTACAACAAATTTTAGTGTAGTTAATGGAAAAAATTATTCCTATACACTAAATGTAGAATCAGTAATTCAGATTTTTAATAAAAATTTAATCGGAAATGAAACAGGTTGATTAAATTATGAAGATGCAATTGCAACTAATATAACTGATCAAAAAAACTTTTTAACACAATATTCAAATATGTGACATGCATCATCTGTTTTACTATCTACATTTAAAGACGCAGGAGCAACATTAAGTCCTGCAGAGTATGTTGATGGTTCATCAGCATTTATTAAACAAGAAGGAACGACTGTAACAGCACCTTTTTTAGATCAAACTAATATTGCTACACAAATTAAATCAACTGTTACTAAATTATGAGAATATAATAATAATTTAAGAAAATCAACAAATACTAGTTACCAAAATTTTGCAAATAATGCCCAAGGTTCAAGCAGAGACACAATTATTAGACAAGGTTTAGCTTCAGGCACTATATCTTCTACAGTTGATGGACCTTGAATTGTAAATGATTTAGTAGCAAGAATTTTACTTGCTAATGAAAATAATAAAGCAGCTGCAGTAACAATGTTGCAAAATATAAAAACTGCAATTTTACCAAAAGTAGCTACTAAAGATGCATTTCATTTTTTAAGTGGATGAGGTTATAGTGTCAATAGAGCTGGTTTAACTAAATTAGGAGCAAATAATGCTACTGCAATACAAAAAAAATTGGATTTAGAAAAAAGAATTTTAGCTGCAATTACTTCTAAAGATTTAGCAAATGATTGATTCTTAAATGCAGGTAAAATTTCCGCAACTGAAGGAGCTAATGTTAACTTATCATCCGATATAATTAATTCTATTCAATTAACTGATCCAACTAAAATAGATGGGTCTAAACTTAATTTAGATCAATGAACATCTACAGCAGGTTTTGCTGAAGCTCTTTCAGCACTTTATACAAGTGTCACATCATCAGTAATAAATCAAAGTAAAAATAATGTTCCTTTACCAACTATTTCTAAATTTGGAAGATATTGAGATTCTTGAGATAAAAATGGACTTTCTGCTGCGACATTTAGTACAGCTGATCAATTCTACAATGTCTTTAAAGAAAATATTAAAAAATCAAATAATGAATAG
- a CDS encoding glycosyl hydrolase family 65 protein, whose amino-acid sequence MKNKILYDYKNMKIIQEGYSNQDTAKTESIFAQGNGYLGIRAVDLEFSSFNKEGFFVNGIFNKSDDASVPEMANLANLMQMQIKIDGNIFVINENDKYQKYLSLSDGKVKRIITFNRENKKFELSTESFVSNIKKNIYAQKIILKQLEGTDSKIVISPVINGQTTNSGNQHLEEGIKKLLDNKTIQYIEKTNWSKINVIHTMVVKAYKDFDTKTLEAKSFFENGVSDDMVITMARRQVGFKINTILSTKKPFIMEKLMAVNTTADFEKEMKFEEVVTQANNTYKILSKSSYDELFSENIKTFEKIYNDFNVKISAKTEQGEFHNLALKFALFHINNFVPKDNSFLNVGAKGLSGEGYQGHTFWDTEFFVFPIYLFIKPEVARDLLLYRYHGIEGARNKAKEKKLKGAQYPWEMARPNYGEVCPYWGQPDVKTGVQVPIASREYEIHVPGDVAFAVDQYYVVTKDEEFMNKYGYEIIFDTAVFWTSRVEKIQSLKSKDYHYEINDVMGPNEYKGNINNNAFTNQIAKRNLELALKYFDKLEKTIEGKNILENVLKKIPYKVSKSLIKKVASKIKIQQPNNKGIIAENDTFLKLPEFDLSEFQLLGDAGKKLFNTMEGIKRLSGQLVKQADVVLTTYIFKELFTDDVIRKNFKYYLDKTTHDSSLSAVTYALQGIELRELEIANKLFEYALQIDLGTNFHSSDAGYHAGSLAAIWQLFVFGYGGFHYYNDIAHFNPILNENWKSLEYTVRINKTLITLKLFEEKFEITIKGKDIEVFVNNKKVMLSEKYNKLENQTFKIIK is encoded by the coding sequence ATGAAAAATAAAATTTTATATGACTACAAAAATATGAAGATAATTCAGGAAGGTTATAGTAATCAAGATACTGCAAAAACTGAATCAATTTTTGCTCAAGGAAATGGTTATTTAGGAATTAGAGCAGTTGATCTAGAATTTTCTTCTTTTAATAAAGAAGGATTCTTTGTGAATGGAATTTTTAACAAAAGTGATGATGCTTCTGTTCCAGAAATGGCTAATCTTGCAAATTTAATGCAAATGCAAATTAAAATCGATGGAAATATTTTTGTTATCAATGAAAATGATAAATACCAAAAATATTTATCTTTAAGTGATGGAAAAGTAAAAAGGATAATAACTTTTAATAGAGAAAATAAGAAATTTGAGCTAAGCACAGAATCATTTGTAAGTAATATTAAAAAAAATATTTATGCTCAAAAAATTATACTAAAACAATTAGAAGGAACTGATTCTAAAATTGTGATTAGCCCCGTTATTAATGGTCAAACAACTAATTCAGGTAATCAACATTTAGAAGAAGGAATTAAAAAACTTTTAGATAATAAAACAATTCAATATATAGAAAAAACTAATTGATCAAAAATAAATGTTATTCATACTATGGTTGTTAAAGCATATAAAGATTTTGATACTAAAACTTTAGAAGCAAAATCATTTTTTGAAAATGGAGTAAGTGATGACATGGTTATTACCATGGCAAGAAGACAAGTAGGTTTTAAAATCAATACAATTCTTTCTACTAAAAAACCTTTTATTATGGAAAAATTAATGGCCGTTAACACTACTGCTGATTTTGAAAAAGAAATGAAATTCGAAGAAGTTGTTACACAAGCTAATAATACTTATAAAATTTTATCCAAAAGTTCTTATGATGAATTGTTTAGTGAAAATATTAAAACATTTGAAAAAATTTACAATGATTTCAATGTAAAAATTAGTGCTAAAACAGAACAAGGAGAATTTCATAATTTAGCTCTTAAATTTGCTCTATTTCACATAAATAATTTTGTACCTAAAGATAATTCATTTTTAAATGTAGGAGCAAAAGGATTAAGCGGCGAAGGATATCAAGGTCATACATTTTGAGATACAGAATTTTTTGTTTTTCCAATTTACTTATTTATAAAACCTGAAGTAGCAAGAGATCTTTTGCTTTATAGATATCATGGAATTGAAGGCGCAAGAAATAAAGCAAAAGAGAAAAAACTAAAAGGAGCACAATATCCTTGGGAAATGGCAAGACCAAATTATGGAGAAGTGTGTCCATATTGAGGGCAGCCTGATGTTAAAACCGGAGTTCAAGTACCAATTGCTTCTAGAGAATATGAAATTCATGTTCCTGGTGATGTTGCTTTTGCTGTAGATCAATATTATGTTGTCACTAAGGATGAAGAATTCATGAACAAATACGGATATGAAATAATTTTTGATACTGCTGTTTTTTGAACTTCAAGAGTAGAAAAAATTCAATCATTAAAATCAAAAGATTATCATTATGAAATAAATGATGTTATGGGTCCTAATGAATACAAGGGGAATATCAATAATAATGCCTTTACAAATCAAATTGCAAAAAGAAATTTAGAACTGGCTTTAAAATATTTTGATAAATTAGAAAAAACAATTGAAGGTAAAAATATCCTAGAAAATGTTTTAAAAAAAATCCCTTATAAAGTAAGTAAATCTTTAATCAAAAAAGTAGCTTCAAAAATTAAAATTCAACAACCAAATAATAAAGGTATTATTGCAGAAAATGATACATTTTTAAAACTTCCTGAATTTGATTTAAGTGAATTTCAACTTTTAGGAGATGCTGGTAAAAAGTTATTTAATACAATGGAAGGTATTAAGAGATTAAGTGGACAACTTGTAAAACAAGCTGATGTTGTTTTAACAACTTACATCTTCAAAGAACTTTTTACAGATGATGTTATTAGAAAAAACTTTAAATACTATTTGGATAAGACAACACATGATTCTTCTTTAAGTGCAGTTACTTATGCACTTCAAGGTATTGAATTAAGAGAACTTGAAATAGCTAATAAATTATTTGAATATGCTCTTCAAATTGATTTAGGTACTAATTTTCACTCTTCAGATGCAGGTTATCATGCAGGTTCACTAGCAGCTATTTGACAATTATTTGTTTTTGGATATGGTGGATTTCATTACTATAATGATATTGCTCATTTTAATCCAATACTAAATGAGAATTGAAAAAGTTTAGAATACACAGTTCGAATAAATAAAACTTTAATTACATTAAAACTATTCGAAGAAAAATTTGAGATCACAATTAAAGGTAAAGATATTGAAGTTTTTGTTAATAATAAAAAAGTTATGCTTTCAGAAAAATATAATAAATTAGAAAATCAAACTTTTAAAATAATAAAATAA
- the pgmB gene encoding beta-phosphoglucomutase yields the protein MIKAFIFDLDGVITETSILHFEAWKKIVKKHLGINYSKEENDSLKGLSRKDTLLQILKLHNLDKKLTEVKINELCEIKNNLYKEYLKTKLTKEDILPKIKELLLEAKKHKLKLGIASSSHNAPIILKTLEIYDLFDYISNPATIKNGKPAPDIYLDVMNHFELKPNECVGFEDAIAGVQGLVSAKMYVVAFTYGVKENWKIADLIYQETKDINFKEIMNLKGK from the coding sequence ATGATTAAGGCATTTATATTTGATTTAGACGGTGTCATTACAGAAACTTCAATTTTGCATTTTGAAGCTTGAAAAAAAATTGTAAAAAAACACTTAGGTATTAATTATTCTAAAGAAGAAAATGATTCACTAAAAGGATTAAGTAGAAAAGATACTTTATTACAAATTTTAAAATTGCATAATTTAGATAAAAAATTAACAGAAGTAAAAATTAATGAGTTATGTGAAATAAAAAACAACTTGTATAAAGAATATTTAAAAACAAAATTAACTAAAGAAGATATTTTACCTAAAATAAAAGAGTTATTATTAGAAGCAAAAAAACATAAATTAAAACTAGGTATTGCTTCTTCTTCACATAATGCTCCTATAATTTTAAAGACATTAGAAATATATGATTTATTTGATTATATTTCTAATCCGGCAACTATTAAAAATGGAAAACCTGCACCTGATATTTATTTAGATGTAATGAATCATTTTGAGCTAAAACCAAATGAGTGTGTAGGTTTTGAAGATGCAATTGCTGGTGTTCAAGGATTAGTTTCGGCAAAAATGTATGTTGTTGCCTTTACTTATGGAGTAAAAGAAAATTGAAAAATTGCTGATCTTATTTATCAAGAAACAAAAGATATTAATTTTAAAGAAATAATGAATTTAAAAGGAAAATAA
- a CDS encoding alpha-amylase family glycosyl hydrolase, translating into MKLLKWQDKIIYQIFPRSFFDTSNDGNGDIKGIIKKLNYLSWLGVDALWLCPVYETEFADAGYDVLDYYKVWEKFGTLKDFKTLIKKAKELNIEIIMDIVLNHTSTSHEWFKKAIEDPTSKEFNYYIWQDKATDEKSIFGSSAWEYVPSIKKYYFHLFSISQADLNWENPATIDAMADVINYWYTLGVKGFRLDAIQHIHKDFSEKDTSFFSFGKKMTSLLQDLKSKIDKEDIFLIGESSGIQPELIPNWTEGKNKIVDNFFNFSWWWIGWNQISGRNGYNPDWSFKDFYSKQFIEYQESNKILDNAFTVFWSNHDTSRALSRWGNENIFWEESAKTLALFQFTLKGLMCIYYGEEIGMLNTFFDSKEELRDVDAINSFSFWVDEKKYYTENEMLRAHNINSRDNTRTPMLWDEKQVNFGFSKAKNTWIKLNQNSKNTSVEKQIKNPNSILNFYRKLIQLRKDSKFKNILLFGTSKVQTFNNFEVSSITREFNGEKIISYINLSSHSHSIVFPKNAEIILSSYSEQPFKIDYLRAYESIMFYTNEKKND; encoded by the coding sequence ATGAAATTATTAAAGTGACAAGATAAAATTATTTATCAAATTTTTCCTAGGTCATTTTTTGACACATCAAATGATGGTAATGGTGATATTAAAGGAATTATTAAAAAACTAAATTATCTATCTTGACTAGGTGTAGATGCATTATGACTATGCCCTGTTTATGAAACTGAATTTGCTGATGCTGGTTATGATGTTTTAGATTATTATAAAGTTTGAGAAAAGTTTGGAACTTTAAAGGATTTTAAAACGCTTATTAAAAAAGCAAAGGAATTAAATATTGAAATAATCATGGATATTGTTTTAAATCACACTTCAACTAGTCATGAATGATTTAAAAAAGCAATAGAAGATCCTACATCAAAAGAATTCAACTATTACATTTGGCAAGATAAAGCAACAGATGAAAAATCTATTTTTGGATCAAGCGCATGAGAATATGTTCCAAGTATTAAAAAATATTATTTTCACTTGTTTTCAATTTCTCAAGCTGATTTAAATTGAGAAAATCCTGCGACCATCGATGCTATGGCTGATGTAATAAATTATTGATATACTCTAGGGGTAAAAGGGTTTAGACTAGATGCAATTCAACATATTCATAAAGATTTTTCTGAAAAAGATACTTCATTTTTTTCATTTGGAAAAAAAATGACTTCTCTACTTCAAGATTTAAAATCAAAAATTGATAAAGAAGATATTTTTTTAATAGGTGAAAGTAGTGGAATTCAACCAGAATTAATTCCAAACTGAACTGAAGGTAAAAATAAAATTGTAGATAATTTCTTCAATTTTTCATGATGATGAATTGGTTGAAATCAAATAAGTGGAAGAAATGGATATAATCCTGACTGAAGTTTTAAAGATTTTTATTCAAAACAATTTATTGAATACCAAGAAAGCAACAAAATATTAGATAATGCTTTTACAGTTTTTTGATCTAATCATGATACTTCAAGAGCATTAAGTAGATGAGGAAATGAAAATATTTTCTGAGAAGAAAGTGCAAAAACCTTAGCACTTTTCCAATTTACCTTAAAAGGTCTTATGTGTATTTATTATGGAGAAGAAATCGGAATGTTAAATACATTTTTTGATTCAAAAGAAGAATTAAGAGATGTCGATGCAATTAATTCGTTTTCATTTTGAGTAGATGAAAAAAAATATTACACAGAAAACGAAATGTTAAGAGCTCATAATATTAATAGTAGAGATAATACTAGAACTCCAATGTTATGAGATGAAAAACAAGTAAATTTTGGTTTTAGTAAAGCAAAAAATACATGAATTAAATTAAATCAAAACTCTAAAAACACTAGTGTTGAAAAGCAAATAAAAAACCCTAATTCTATTCTTAATTTTTATAGAAAATTAATTCAATTAAGAAAAGATTCTAAGTTTAAAAATATTTTACTATTTGGAACTTCAAAAGTGCAAACATTCAATAATTTTGAAGTATCTAGTATAACTAGAGAATTTAATGGTGAAAAAATCATTTCTTATATTAATTTATCAAGTCATTCGCATTCTATTGTATTTCCAAAAAATGCAGAAATAATTTTAAGTTCATACAGTGAACAGCCTTTTAAAATTGACTATTTAAGAGCATATGAATCAATTATGTTTTATACAAATGAGAAAAAAAATGATTAA